Proteins encoded within one genomic window of Bos indicus isolate NIAB-ARS_2022 breed Sahiwal x Tharparkar chromosome 23, NIAB-ARS_B.indTharparkar_mat_pri_1.0, whole genome shotgun sequence:
- the LOC139179045 gene encoding olfactory receptor 4C13-like, translating into MDVLTPPNNVTEFALLGLTQNPHLQKMLFIVFLLIFLFTVLANLLIVITISLSPTLSAPMYFFLIHLSFIDGIFTSVTTPKLITDLLYQRKTISWSGCLIQIFLEHIMGGSEIILLISISYDHYVAIFKPLHYTTIMRQGLCQLLVVVAWLGGIVHATVQILFIVNLTFCGPNVIDHFMCDFFSLLELSCSDTYRLGIMVAANTAGMCLVFFIMLLISYTVILHSLKSHSSEARHKALSICGSHFTVVVLFFGPCIFTYMRPVVTYPVDKFVAMFFAILTPMLNPIIYTVRNTEVKNAIRSLLKRRVI; encoded by the coding sequence ATGGATGTCCTCACACCTCCCAACAACGTGACTGAATTTGCTCTCTTGGGGCTCACACAGAATCCACATTTGCAGAAAAtgctgtttattgtttttttgctcattttcctaTTTACTGTGCTGGCCAACCTGCTCATTGTCATCACCATCTCCCTCAGCCCCACACTTTCAGctcccatgtacttctttctcattCATTTGTCCTTCATAGATGGCATCTTCACCTCTGTCACCACCCCCAAACTGATAACTGACCTGCTGTACCAGAGGAAAACCATCTCCTGGAGTGGCTGCCTGATTCAAATCTTTCTGGAACACATAATGGGAGGTTCAGAGATCATTCTTCTCATTTCCATATCCTATGACCACTATGTGGCCATCTTCAAGCCTCTGCACTACACGACCATCATGAGACAGGGGCTCTGCCAGCTCCTGGTGGTGGTGGCCTGGCTCGGGGGCATCGTGCATGCCACCGTGCAGATTCTTTTCATTGTTAACTTGACCTTCTGTGGTCCCAACGTCATTGATCACTTCATGTGTGATTTCTTCTCACTGCTGGAACTCTCCTGCAGTGACACCTACAGGCTTGGCATCATGGTGGCAGCTAACACTGCAGGAATGTGCTTAGTGTTTTTTATCATGCTCCTCATCTCCTACACAGTCATCCTGCACTCTCTGAAATCCCACAGCTCTGAAGCACGGCACAAAGCCCTCTCTATATGTGGCTCCCATTTCACGGTAGTGGTGCTCTTTTTTGGTCCCTGTATATTCACCTATATGCGTCCTGTGGTCACCTACCCTGTGGACAAATTTGTGGCTATGTTCTTTGCAATCCTCACTCCCATGTTAAATCCCATCATTTACACAGTGAGAAACACAGAGGTGAAAAATGCCATCAGGAGTTTGTTGAAGAGGAGAGTGATTTAG